In Naumovozyma castellii chromosome 1, complete genome, one DNA window encodes the following:
- the CPR7 gene encoding peptidylprolyl isomerase CPR7 (ancestral locus Anc_1.456), translating into MNKEDKYVYLDVAIDGTDVGRIVCELFEAEAPRTVNNFYHLCLGDITIEGEDRPLSLKNNYFHRVIKNFMIQAGDVIYGSDKFEKSDNIGKGGCSIYATKENLSDSNVELSCYGNFEDENLGEFTEPFILAMANTGTSGSNSSQFFITTYPSPHLNGKHSIFGKVLHGKYVVRTIENCKVDSDGFPESEIRVVDCGLWNDEMSIPLYNASNDTIGGDIYEEMPDDDRHFDSENFSKAYEAADIIKNSGSLLFKQKDYKNALFKYKKSLKYVNEYIPEPDVDEKNNIKFLTLKMKLYLNMSLMMYYLKQYDDSILYATYLLDMDNVPNLDKAKAYYRRGNSYYMKKLLEDAKKDYKKCKENNPDDKVVDQKIDEVQKLLDEKKAKTRKNIAKFFS; encoded by the coding sequence ATGaataaagaagataaaTATGTGTACTTAGATGTTGCCATTGATGGTACCGATGTTGGTCGAATTGTGTGCGAACTGTTCGAAGCAGAAGCTCCTAGAACCGTTAACAATTTCTACCATTTATGTCTCGGAGACATAACTATTGAAGGTGAGGATAGACCCCTctcattgaaaaataattattttcaCCGTGTTATCAAGAACTTCATGATTCAAGCAGGGGACGTTATATATGGTTCTGATAAGTTTGAGAAATCAGATAATATTGGCAAAGGTGGCTGCTCAATCTACGCAACAAAGGAAAATCTGAGTGACTCAAATGTTGAATTGAGTTGTTACGGAAATTTTGAAGACGAAAATTTGGGTGAGTTCACAGAACCATTCATTTTGGCCATGGCTAACACAGGAACATCGGGATCTAATAGTTCTCAGTTTTTCATAACGACTTACCCATCTCCTCATTTGAATGGTAAACAttccatatttggaaaagtttTACATGGTAAATATGTAGTTCGtactattgaaaattgtAAAGTAGACTCAGATGGATTCCCAGAATCAGAAATTAGAGTGGTGGATTGTGGGCTTTGGAATGATGAAATGAGCATCCCACTATACAATGCATCGAATGACACGATAGGGGGTGATATATATGAAGAAATGCCCGATGATGACAGACATTTCGACTCGGAAAATTTTAGCAAAGCTTATGAAGCCGCTGATATTATCAAGAACTCCGGATCCTTACTTTTTAAACAAAAGGATTACAAAAATGCCCTTTTTAAATAtaagaaatcattgaaatacGTAAATGAATACATTCCAGAACCtgatgttgatgaaaagaataatatcaaatttttgactctgaagatgaaactATACTTAAACATGTCTCTAATGATGTATTATCTGAAGCAGTACGACGATTCTATCTTATATGCTACGTACTTACTTGATATGGATAACGTCCCCAATTTAGACAAGGCCAAAGCCTATTACAGAAGGGGTAATAGTTATTATATGAAGAAGCTACTAGAGGATGCCAAAAAGGATTATAAGAAAtgcaaagaaaataatCCAGATGATAAGGTTGTGGACCAAAAGATAGACGAAGTACAAAAACTATTGGATGAAAAAAAGGCCAAAACTAGAAAGAATATTGCAAAGTTCTTCTCTTGA
- the RAD26 gene encoding DNA-dependent ATPase RAD26 (ancestral locus Anc_1.459) → MENKDTELTRKLGLVDVRSQSSLEAQIGKNIALQSRTKSIEEEEKRLKRAINALTKVQYKRNTIRTKFEHSRLSVREKAKKDYKDLDHEYNECIRTVDSIKKRLKELKNGEIPSGNEKDDNEALEGRRPNESERDYLVRTGQITAFGSKTGFVLENDDTSAATLSEEKKENDFEMANEQMVENLTDEDETEDMRNDLDYTEEPAAKENLEPNDDDDYETVNIGNISDELSDSEPSIISKPSEAKDDGDELYYQKRLRKWINQRSSERAIDSYPDVKEWRKPHPKIPDAKLNDSFKIPGDIFSLLFNYQKTCVQWLYELYQQNCGGIIGDEMGLGKTIQIIAFLASLHHSGLLNGPVLIVCPATVMKQWCNELHHWWPPLRTIILHSTGSGMSTKKNFSEEELEQAMMNANPNELTCEDFQNRSKTKASLESTFNIQSLIDKVINDGHIIITTYVGLRIHSEQLLKVNWAYAVLDEGHKIRNPDSDISLTCKKIKTPNRIILSGTPIQNNLIELWSLFDFIYPGKLGTLPVFQQQFVMPINAGGYANATNIQVQTGVKCATALRNLISPYLLRRVKSDVAKDLPEKKEMVLFCKLTQYQKNRYLEFLNSNELTQIRGGRRHVLYGIDILRKICNHPDLLEREERQYETDYGNPKRSGKMQVVKQLLLLWHKEGHKTLLFTQSRQMLDILEQFIQFKDSDLSVLKYLRMDGTSNISKRQGLVDQFNNEDYDVFLLTTRVGGLGVNLTGANRIIIYDPDWNPSTDMQARERAWRIGQKREVSIYRLMVSGSIEEKIYHRQIFKQFLTNKILTDPKQKRFFKMNELRDLFTLGGDNGLASEELSEEVDRHTSSLKNSKTEESDDFEQVINLSGVSKLESFFNGKEEKEKSKTEDDRLMEGLLGGEGVLEKLSTHDAVLSSHSAPSKIITKEADKVAQDALSALRKSRNATKKYTIGTPTWTGKFGQAGKISKKKLTSKKTTSGSFGILNNIKKAQSLSPELNSSPSPNIQSDEVIESKNTLKKIEQYLNSKEDNFASSADIVKNIGITLSEKDDLIKARALLKTIAHFDQNKKGWILNDEFRK, encoded by the coding sequence ATGGAAAATAAGGATACTGAACTCACACGGAAGCTAGGGTTAGTCGATGTTCGATCACAAAGTTCCCTTGAAGCACAAATTGGTAAAAATATTGCATTACAGAGTCGTACCAAAAGtatagaagaagaagagaagagatTAAAGAGGGCTATTAATGCTCTTACTAAAGTTCAAtataaaagaaatacaaTACGAACAAAGTTTGAACACTCTAGACTTTCAGTTAGAGAAAAAGCCAAAAAGGATTATAAAGATCTTGATCATGAATACAATGAATGTATTAGGACTGTGGATTCAATAAAAAAGAGGCTAAAAGAACTGAAAAATGGGGAGATACCGTCTGGGAACGAGAAAGATGATAACGAAGCTTTGGAAGGCAGAAGACCTAATGAATCAGAAAGAGATTATTTAGTTAGAACTGGTCAAATTACTGCTTTTGGATCTAAAACAGGTTTTGTTttagaaaatgatgataccTCAGCTGCAACTTTATCtgaggaaaagaaggaaaatgatttcGAAATGGCAAATGAACAGATGGTCGAAAACCTTACGGACGAAGATGAAACTGAAGATATGAGAAATGACCTTGATTATACCGAAGAACCTGCAGctaaagaaaatttagaaCCAAACGACGATGATGACTATGAAACTGTAAATATTGGCAATATATCAGATGAACTTTCTGATTCTGAGCCATCGATAATCTCAAAACCAAGTGAGGCAAAggatgatggtgatgaacTTTATTATCAGAAGAGACTTCGAAAATGGATTAACCAACGTTCGAGTGAGCGAGCCATCGATAGTTATCCTGACGTTAAGGAGTGGAGGAAACCTCATCCAAAAATCCCAGATGCGAAGTTAAATGACAGTTTCAAAATCCCAGGTGACATATTTTCCCTGTTATTTAATTATCAAAAGACCTGTGTTCAATGGTTATATGAACTGTATCAACAGAACTGTGGTGGTATTATAGGTGATGAGATGGGGTTGGGGAAGAccattcaaataattgCGTTCTTAGCAAGTCTTCATCACTCAGGATTACTAAATGGCCCTGTCTTAATTGTTTGTCCCGCAACTGTAATGAAGCAATGGTGCAACGAACTTCATCATTGGTGGCCACCATTACGAACAATCATACTTCATTCTACAGGGTCAGGTATGTctacaaaaaaaaattttagCGAAGAGGAGCTTGAACAGGCAATGATGAATGCAAATCCAAATGAACTGACGTGTGAAGATTTCCAAAATAGATCAAAAACCAAAGCAAGTTTAGAATCAACTTTTAATATCCAATCTTTAATCGACAAAGTTATCAATGACGGTCATATTATAATCACCACTTATGTTGGTTTACGAATTCATTCGGAACAACTGTTAAAAGTTAACTGGGCTTATGCTGTATTAGATGAAGGTCATAAGATAAGAAATCCTGATTCTGACATTTCTTTAACTtgcaaaaaaataaagacTCCAAATAGAATAATCCTTTCTGGTACACCTATACAAAATAATCTAATCGAATTATGgtcattatttgattttatttatCCAGGAAAACTTGGAACCTTGCCAGTTTTCCAACAACAGTTCGTCATGCCCATTAATGCGGGTGGTTACGCAAATGcaacaaatattcaagTACAGACAGGTGTGAAATGTGCAACTGCACTTAGGAACCTTATATCTCCATATTTATTACGCAGAGTCAAAAGTGATGTAGCCAAAGATTTACCTGagaaaaaggaaatggttttattttgtaaaCTGACCCAATATCAGAAAAATAGATACCTagaattcttgaattctAATGAGCTCACACAGATCAGGGGCGGTAGGAGGCATGTCCTATACGgtattgatattttaagaaaaatatgcAACCATCCTGATCTTCTTGAGAGAGAAGAAAGACAGTATGAAACAGACTATGGTAATCCGAAAAGGTCCGGAAAAATGCAAGTCGTTAAACagttattattgttatgGCACAAGGAAGGTCATAAAACATTGTTATTTACACAGTCAAGACAAATGCTTGATATTCTTGaacaatttattcaatttaaagattctGATCTCTCagttttaaaatatttaagaATGGATGGTACTAgcaatatttcaaagagaCAAGGGTTGGTAGATCAATTTAATAACGAGGATTATgatgtttttcttttaacTACAAGGGTTGGAGGACTTGGTGTTAATTTGACTGGTGCTAACcgaattattatttatgaCCCAGATTGGAACCCTTCGACAGATATGCAAGCTAGAGAAAGGGCATGGAGAATTGGCCAAAAACGAGAAGTTTCAATATATAGACTAATGGTTTCAGGGTCAATTGAGGAAAAGATTTATCATCGACAAATCTTTAAACAATTCCTGACCAACAAAATCCTTACTGACCCAAAACAGAAAAGGTTCTTCAAGATGAATGAATTACGTGACTTATTTACACTTGGGGGAGACAATGGTCTTGCTTCAGAGGAGTTAAGTGAAGAAGTTGACCGTCATACGTCGTCATTAAAGAACTCAAAGACAGAGGAAAGTGACGATTTCGAGCAGGTAATTAATCTTTCAGGTGTCTCAAAGCTTGAAAGCTTTTTCAATggtaaagaagaaaaagaaaaatctAAAACTGAGGATGATCGTTTAATGGAGGGCTTACTTGGAGGTGAAGGtgttttggaaaaattaagCACACATGATGCAGTCTTAAGCTCACATTCAGCTCCCTCAAAGATTATCACAAAGGAAGCAGATAAAGTGGCACAGGACGCTTTAAGTGCCTTACGTAAATCAAGAAACGcaacaaagaaatacaCAATTGGGACCCCAACATGGACGGGAAAATTTGGTCAAGCTGGTAAAATCTCAAAAAAGAAGCTAACTTCCAAAAAGACCACCAGTGGTTCTTTTGGAATCTTAAATAACATAAAAAAGGCTCAATCATTATCCCCGGAGCTTAACTCGTCCCCTTCTCCAAATATACAATCTGATGAGGTAATTGAAAGTAAGAATACTCTGAAGAAAATCGAACAATACTTGAACTCGAAAGAAGACAATTTTGCGTCATCTGCTGATATagtaaaaaatattggtaTTACGCTATCTGAGAAAGACGATCTTATCAAAGCCAGAGCATTGTTGAAAACAATTGCTCATTTTGATCAAAACAAGAAAGGATGGATCTTAAATGACGAATTTAGAAAATAG
- the RAV1 gene encoding Rav1p (ancestral locus Anc_1.457), whose product MSLNYLPGRPNDTQQSMCQASWQDHTIFAYCSGNNLIILSNEFTRLQTIYLETEMDCTAVDINPNNGFIAVSVNNKVNVYKPLHQVMKNPKWTFCCDIFHDHSRVNCLKWGHNKYSNSDTIEIILGSDYLSFWKIDDKFGNYIPILLWNKRQPKPVYLVTVSNDSQLIASLGKFDHSVKLWKRISISGEQDIFNLSLLHHSAPVTSLRWKLLKTNHKSTQILYTLCADKKLRIWSCIVMETGLVKVQDWGSLILKPEQKFCFIIDSWLIQSFLDTLSAKNQDQLPKEYEYFKKLKPDIVLFGDVDGNFEVISLENLSHEPPKSLNTKQLGTVSIPHPSIMKNPNFLYFSEVQPYTFPEASLIVNDLCGKIRHSTLNLPMLLAPTKKDQTTTRIAILEHKFTGHNKSIQRLIRSNDGEALLTVSRFSENCVWCPQQLDNGTSSLEIKNIIKTEAPIKLAVVQEKGSLVICLLENLKIQAWECPDIHHVLDSHLKAEFTFPESDRDLQPLLMFHTPEEKHNHHRHFVAIVYNDGSIRAFSVSFEEGINEVESDSLDTTDDIYRITTIDPVHTTYRSYRPLLSLITKKGATSTYKAIIDCDDLGKYHIAWIKTYDINTGITDALFVRGSSTGKICIVGSDGKSMSLWDMRRGVLEYNQTFEDTIRDVDWTSTEFEQSIVSIGFIGFALLYTQLRYDYTNNTPSYLPIEKIDITSHTAHTIGDSIWLKNGIFVVASGNQLYIKDRTLDLSDPFTNRSIGSRKIISNDILHLNSVLNGPLPVYHPQFLIQALYGKKLQLVKELLLRLFLELRNIDFESMDITTTLSSDLNTPYYKFFVAHDRDYPSEKFPDPYPEFTKVVASALCEQLTKITLPYITRHQQKTLITVIEAMDLIIKNEKTVDYNGIRFLLGVKLFISHRPGQKSLLMRDVSWALHSDNKEIILSLINTQLDSWEKACEFKIAYWIKQSDLLQKFEDIARLEFSKNETKDPLRCAIFYLALKKKQILLSLWKTSIGHPEQQKMVKFLQNDFKEPRWRTAALKNAFVLLSKHRYTDAATFFLLADSLKDAVNVLWKQVGDMDLAIAVCRVYEGDNGPILGDLLINQVLPNAILESDRWMTSFIYWKLRKQELSIKALVTAPIGLEKNSEIVSRGKLVNRSFLVEDPALLFLYNHLRERNIRYFISSLEIGQEVERVLLLRVTDILRRMGCNYLAVSLVKNWKFIEIKDTDIKEQETADKTKETYTGIDTLVNEPTTTRRVRQSLFDKFDENDTPRKSEDNFTAQVGSSHGNLLDAFASPSPSSPLTPRNLLDDFSVGSSQTRSTTQSSGNILAGYDDTIKEGAAKNIATEQRNLLDNFGVPAAAQPKSSKKQAPRSMLDDFM is encoded by the coding sequence ATGTCATTAAACTATCTCCCGGGACGTCCAAATGATACCCAGCAGTCAATGTGCCAGGCTTCCTGGCAAGATCATACCATTTTTGCATATTGTTCAGGTAACAATTTAATCATTCTTTCAAACGAATTTACCAGGCTACAAACTATTTATTTGGAAACAGAGATGGATTGTACAGCTGTAGATATTAACCCAAATAATGGGTTTATTGCAGTCTCCGTCAATAATAAAGTTAATGTTTACAAACCATTGCATCAAGTTATGAAGAATCCCAAATGGACATTCTGTTGTGATATATTCCATGATCATTCAAGGGTCAATTGCCTGAAATGGGGacataataaatattcaaattcagaTACAATTGAGATAATACTAGGATCAGattatttatcattttggaaaattgaTGACAAATTTGGGAACTACATACCTATATTATTATGGAATAAGAGGCAACCTAAACCTGTATATCTGGTAACAGTATCGAATGATTCACAATTGATAGCCAGCTTGGGAAAATTTGATCATTCCGTCAAATTGTGGAAAAGAATCTCAATTAGTGGAGAACAAGATATATTTAACTTATCCTTGTTACATCATTCCGCTCCAGTTACTTCGTTGAGATGGAAACTATTAAAAACAAATCATAAATCAACGCAAATACTCTATACACTTTGTGCAGATAAAAAATTACGAATTTGGTCCTGCATCGTGATGGAAACAGGATTGGTTAAAGTACAAGATTGGGGGTCACTCATATTGAAACCCGAACAAAAATTTTGCTTTATTATTGATAGCTGGCTAATTCAATCATTTTTGGATACATTATCAGCCAAGAACCAAGACCAGTTACCTAAGgaatatgaatattttaaaaaattaaaaccAGATATAGTACTCTTTGGCGATGTCGACGGTAATTTCGAAGTAATTTCGTTGGAAAACCTATCTCATGAACCACcaaaatcattgaataCCAAGCAACTTGGGACTGTTTCTATTCCACATCCATCTATAATGAAGAACCCAAATTTTCTATATTTCTCGGAGGTTCAACCTTATACATTCCCAGAAGCGTCCTTGATTGTAAATGATTTATGTGGGAAAATAAGACATTCTACTTTAAACTTACCTATGCTTCTAGCCCCCACTAAGAAGGACCAAACTACAACTCGAATAGCAATATTAGAACACAAATTTACAGGCcataataaatcaatacAAAGGCTAATCAGAAGTAATGATGGTGAAGCCTTATTAACTGTTTCAAGATTTTCTGAAAATTGTGTGTGGTGCCCGCAACAGTTGGATAATGGAACTTCGTCattagaaataaaaaacaTAATAAAAACTGAAGCACCAATAAAATTAGCAGTTGTACAGGAGAAGGGTTCCCTTGTAATTTGTCTGCTAGAAAATCTCAAAATTCAAGCATGGGAATGTCCAGATATACATCATGTGTTAGATTCTCATTTGAAAGCAGAATTTACATTTCCAGAATCCGATCGTGACCTTCAGCCCTTGCTCATGTTTCATACCccagaagaaaaacataatcatcatcgtcaCTTCGTGGCCATTGTCTATAATGATGGATCAATTCGCGCGTTTTCTGTATCATTTGAAGAGGGAATTAATGAAGTGGAATCGGATTCATTAGATACTACAGATGATATTTATCGAATTACAACTATCGATCCAGTCCACACTACATACCGTAGTTATAGACCATTACTTTCATTAATCACTAAAAAGGGTGCCACCAGTACTTACAAAGCAATTATTGACTGTGATGACCTGGGGAAATACCATATCGCATGGATAAAAACCTATGACATCAATACTGGAATTACTGATGCTCTATTTGTGAGAGGTTCTTCAACAGGAAAAATATGTATAGTAGGCTCAGATGGGAAATCAATGTCACTTTGGGATATGAGAAGAGGGGTGCTGGAATATAACCAAACTTTTGAGGATACAATTAGGGATGTAGATTGGACAAGCACGGAATTTGAGCAAAGTATTGTATCCATTGGCTTTATTGGTTTTGCGCTGCTCTACACCCAGTTGAGATATGATTATACTAATAATACCCCAAGTTATCTACCCATTGAGAAAATTGACATTACCTCCCATACCGCTCATACAATTGGTGATTCTATTTGGTTAAAAAATGGTATATTTGTGGTTGCCTCCGGTAATCAACTTTACATCAAGGATAGAACTTTGGATTTAAGCGATCCCTTCACAAATCGATCAATTGGATCAAGAAAgattatttcaaatgatatcCTTCACCTAAATAGTGTGTTAAATGGCCCACTACCTGTTTATCACCCACAATTTTTAATACAAGCCCTATATGGGAAAAAATTGCAGCTTGTAAAGGAATTGCTATTAAGATTGTTCCTTGAACTGAGAAACATTGATTTTGAGTCCATGGATATAACCACAACTTTATCTTCGGACCTAAATACTCCATATTATAAGTTTTTTGTTGCTCATGATAGAGATTATCCTTCTGAAAAGTTTCCCGACCCTTACCCAGAGTTTACAAAGGTTGTTGCATCTGCACTTTGTGAACAACTGACAAAAATTACACTCCCATATATTACGCGTCATCAACAAAAAACACTAATTACTGTCATAGAAGCTATGGACCTGATtataaaaaatgaaaagactGTCGATTATAATGGTATCAGATTCTTATTGGGAGTCAAGTTATTTATCTCCCATAGACCTGGCCAGAAATCTTTATTAATGAGAGACGTCTCTTGGGCTTTGCACTCTGACAACAaggaaattattctttcattaattaatacTCAGCTGGATTCGTGGGAGAAAGCCTGTGAATTTAAGATTGCGTACTGGATAAAACAGTCGGACTTACTccaaaaatttgaagatattgcCAGGCTagaattttccaaaaatgaaaCTAAGGATCCATTAAGATGTGCCATTTTCTATCTTGCTCTTAAAAAGAAGCAAATTCTGTTAAGTTTATGGAAAACTAGTATTGGACATCCTGAACAACAGAAAATGGTTAAGTTTCTCCAGAACGACTTCAAGGAGCCAAGATGGAGAACAGCTGCTCTTAAGAATGCATTCGTGCTGTTAAGTAAGCACCGCTACACAGATGCTGCAACTTTCTTCCTATTAGCtgattctttgaaagatgCTGTAAATGTACTTTGGAAACAAGTAGGAGATATGGATCTGGCCATTGCTGTATGCAGAGTCTATGAAGGTGACAATGGTCCAATACTAGGAGACTTGTTGATTAATCAAGTCTTACCCAATGCAATTTTGGAAAGTGATAGGTGGATGACAAGCTTTATATACTGGAAGTTGAGGAAACAAGAGTTGTCTATCAAAGCTCTTGTAACAGCTCCAATAGGGCTAGAAAAGAACTCAGAAATTGTCTCTCGTGGAAAATTAGTAAACCGTTCCTTTTTAGTAGAGGACCCTGCTCTCTTATTTTTATACAACCACTTGAGGGAAAGAAACATAAGATACTTTATAAGTTCACTTGAAATCGGTCAAGAGGTGGAGAGGGTATTACTTCTGAGAGTTACTGATATATTAAGACGAATGGGATGTAATTACTTGGCAGTTTCGCTTgtaaaaaattggaaatttatTGAGATTAAAGACACTGATATTaaggaacaagaaacaGCTGACAAAACAAAGGAAACATACACTGGTATAGATACTCTTGTTAATGAACcgacaacaacaagaaggGTAAGACAGAGTTtgtttgataaatttgacGAAAATGACACTCCAAGAAAAAGTGAGGATAATTTTACCGCCCAAGTTGGTTCTTCTCATGGAAACCTGTTGGATGCCTTTGCCTcaccatcaccatcatctCCTCTGACACCTAGAAATTTGTTGGATGATTTTTCTGTGGGCTCAAGCCAAACGAGAAGCACCACACAAAGTTCCGGAAATATCCTGGCTGGTTATGATGATACTATAAAGGAAGGAGCTGCCAAGAATATTGCAACTGAACAGCGTAATTTATTGGACAACTTTGGCGTTCCAGCGGCGGCACAGCCTAAATCATCCAAAAAACAGGCTCCAAGAAGTATGCTTGACGATTTTATGTAA
- the YNG1 gene encoding Yng1p (ancestral locus Anc_5.665): MNALPDIRYNFLGTLDHFPSELIRSLWVIQSLNFKSADETQKTNKDLLPIHLRSKTQYVQDLIQEQIDSLNQYQAALRLQRNIVKTAEPVTPARAINLRNYSKQAATPSQFKIKLHLKKRQEPIVERYCFCNRESYGEMIACDNPNCPYEWFHYDCIGMTQPPKGKWYCSPNCKKQALKSQMQLNNHRKQNKTKKRRKKVI, from the coding sequence ATGAATGCGTTGCCAGACATTAGATACAACTTCCTGGGTACCCTGGACCATTTTCCTAGTGAGCTGATAAGATCCCTTTGGGTTATCCAGTCGTTGAACTTCAAGAGTGCCGATGAGACACAAAAGACAAACAAAGATCTACTACCCATACATTTAAGATCGAAAACCCAATATGTACAGGACCTCATCCAAGAACAGATTGATTCGCTGAACCAATATCAGGCAGCCCTTCGATTGCAACGAAATATTGTAAAAACGGCAGAACCTGTAACGCCGGCTAGAGCTataaatttaagaaattacTCTAAACAAGCTGCTACTCCCTCTCAATTTAAGATAAAActtcatttgaagaagagacAGGAGCCTATTGTGGAGCGATATTGCTTTTGTAATAGAGAGTCATATGGTGAAATGATCGCATGCGACAATCCAAATTGTCCTTATGAATGGTTCCATTACGATTGCATAGGTATGACACAACCTCCAAAGGGTAAATGGTATTGCTCACCAAATTGTAAGAAGCAAGCTTTGAAGTCACAGATGCAGTTGAACAACCATAGGAAACAGAATAAGACGAAAAAAAGGAGGAAGAAAGTGATATAA
- the PET191 gene encoding Pet191p (ancestral locus Anc_1.458) — translation MGASCKDQKKAVAICLQRSPCVMIQRNTPQKCIEDPELSRELPELCIAQMKAFLDCKRGMVDMTKRFTGNAPLSTGRYDQQYEKLCSGDFNAREEMEKLKLLNSNQKD, via the coding sequence ATGGGTGCTAGTTGTAAAGATCAAAAAAAAGCGGTTGCCATATGTCTCCAGCGGTCCCCCTGTGTTATGATTCAAAGAAACACACCCCAAAAGTGTATAGAGGATCCAGAACTAAGTAGAGAGCTACCTGAATTATGTATTGCACAGATGAAAGCTTTTCTGGATTGTAAGAGGGGTATGGTTGACATGACTAAAAGATTCACCGGTAACGCTCCCTTGTCTACAGGTAGATACGATCAGCAATATGAAAAGCTATGTAGTGGTGACTTTAATGCAAGAGAGGAGATGGAAAAGTTAAAACTATTGAATAGTAACCAAAAGGATTAA